A genome region from Alkalibaculum bacchi includes the following:
- a CDS encoding GNAT family N-acetyltransferase, translating to MIKKFSEPSEEIIKEIRKVELICKEHDKLNGSIFLDTSINFNSEIKSLFLLYDSNILVSLVSMFIPTRDEAEISAYTLPKYRRKGYFKKLLHEAIKEITKYNILDLVFVCEPQSNDGNEVIEKLKAEFDFTEYFLRYNDSVDDMEVRPTPEIKLKEAEKEDLESLINLSQEIFNDNYEDAKSMIIKSFESENRIQYIGMIDKKHIGMGSASLGNDEASIFGFGVSPQYQGKGFGRAMLKRILTDLKNRGRENITIEVDSTNKNAFNLYKKCGFKVETSFDYYRKRPDFLFQS from the coding sequence GTGATTAAAAAATTCAGTGAGCCAAGTGAGGAAATCATAAAGGAAATAAGGAAAGTTGAGCTGATATGTAAAGAGCATGATAAGTTAAATGGAAGTATATTTCTTGACACATCCATAAATTTTAATTCTGAAATAAAGAGCTTATTTTTACTTTATGATAGTAACATATTAGTGAGTCTTGTATCTATGTTTATTCCAACCAGAGATGAAGCAGAAATATCAGCCTATACTTTACCTAAATATAGGCGAAAAGGATATTTTAAAAAGCTGCTCCATGAGGCTATAAAAGAAATAACCAAATATAATATATTAGATTTAGTATTTGTTTGTGAACCGCAATCAAATGATGGAAACGAAGTAATAGAAAAACTAAAGGCAGAATTTGATTTTACAGAGTATTTCTTAAGATATAATGATTCAGTAGATGATATGGAAGTTCGCCCAACTCCTGAAATAAAGTTAAAGGAAGCAGAAAAAGAAGATTTGGAATCACTTATAAATTTGAGTCAGGAAATATTCAATGACAATTATGAAGATGCAAAAAGTATGATAATTAAATCTTTTGAATCAGAGAATAGAATACAATATATAGGTATGATAGATAAAAAACATATTGGAATGGGTTCTGCAAGCCTTGGAAATGATGAAGCCTCTATATTTGGGTTTGGAGTATCACCACAATATCAAGGAAAAGGTTTTGGACGAGCTATGTTAAAGCGAATACTAACAGATTTAAAAAATAGAGGTAGAGAAAATATAACAATCGAAGTCGATAGCACAAATAAAAATGCATTTAACTTATATAAAAAGTGTGGATTTAAAGTAGAAACATCATTTGACTATTATAGAAAACGTCCGGACTTCCTATTTCAATCGTAG
- a CDS encoding DUF3658 domain-containing protein, which produces MKAAKNYNDKNIIGEAVSYAGEKPTKVELEKHFEGQAVGGNSRDVVNIGFSLDVGDISGSIDGVERQNVFLKLWGRFDFDNKEKEQFFLNQRKDMEYLLSTAKNGIPIRIWKSNTPYSTCGLYFVCNILRNIDCNISVVSLPKYKQISEDQIAEYSHWGEVEGGKIYQFLPLEKQLSQIEKRIASDYWHDLMVESAPLRAVINGKLISVPENFYDFIITKNLPDNDIIMARLIGKLLGEYSLGISDSWYALRIDKMIEDNKLIVVENKEPSHPYGKVLRKAYI; this is translated from the coding sequence ATGAAAGCAGCAAAAAATTATAATGATAAAAATATAATTGGTGAAGCTGTCAGCTATGCTGGGGAAAAACCAACTAAGGTGGAATTAGAGAAACATTTTGAAGGCCAAGCAGTTGGAGGAAATTCTAGAGATGTGGTTAATATAGGCTTTTCACTTGATGTTGGAGATATTTCAGGTTCGATTGATGGAGTTGAGCGCCAAAATGTTTTTCTCAAATTGTGGGGGAGATTTGATTTTGATAATAAGGAAAAAGAGCAGTTTTTCCTAAATCAACGTAAAGATATGGAATATCTTCTATCAACTGCAAAAAATGGTATACCCATACGAATATGGAAAAGCAATACTCCTTATTCTACTTGTGGATTATATTTTGTTTGCAATATATTGAGAAATATTGACTGCAATATAAGTGTTGTTTCTTTACCTAAATATAAGCAAATATCTGAGGATCAAATAGCAGAGTATAGTCACTGGGGGGAAGTTGAGGGAGGTAAAATTTATCAATTCCTACCTCTTGAGAAACAATTATCACAGATAGAAAAGAGAATTGCTAGTGACTACTGGCATGACTTGATGGTAGAAAGTGCACCATTACGAGCAGTTATAAACGGAAAGCTAATTTCTGTACCAGAAAATTTTTATGATTTCATTATCACAAAGAATCTTCCAGATAATGATATTATTATGGCACGACTTATCGGTAAGCTCTTAGGAGAATACAGTCTAGGCATTAGCGATAGTTGGTATGCTTTGCGTATTGATAAGATGATTGAGGATAATAAACTAATTGTTGTTGAAAATAAGGAACCATCACATCCCTATGGAAAAGTTTTAAGAAAAGCATATATTTAA
- a CDS encoding DUF6483 family protein codes for MIKQDYIMRMVDDLIRLLAKLFFNKDTISYELPSEENYTQTDYLYKQLLNLIGKGKINEAENLLFQNIDSNDKRYMELALDFYAKLNNLDDELLEKSNFPREEIEQGVKEIAKVFGLSLF; via the coding sequence ATGATTAAACAAGATTATATAATGCGCATGGTAGATGATTTGATAAGGTTGCTTGCAAAACTTTTCTTTAATAAAGATACAATTTCCTATGAACTACCAAGTGAAGAAAATTATACCCAAACTGATTATTTATATAAACAATTGCTCAATTTAATAGGGAAAGGAAAAATCAATGAAGCCGAGAATTTGCTATTTCAAAATATAGATTCTAATGACAAAAGGTATATGGAGCTAGCCTTGGATTTTTATGCAAAATTAAATAATTTAGATGATGAGTTATTAGAAAAATCTAATTTTCCTAGGGAAGAAATTGAGCAAGGGGTAAAAGAGATTGCTAAAGTGTTTGGTTTATCATTATTTTAA
- a CDS encoding amidohydrolase → MFAQRHLSKYYLHRLNKRCFMTDILNKAKSIEEYIINFRRDLHEHPELSGQEFKTQEKIIKELDKLAIPYKKAGNTSIIATLKGGKNGKTIALRADFDALPVKEETDVEFKSKTLGIMHACGHDAHAAMLLGAAKILSEMKNEIPGEVRFFFQEGEETFSGAKKIIEAGGMDGVDACFGMHGMPELETGYVNIEAGYRMAGCDTIYVKFEGVSGHGSVPHKAKDTIHPACIFVTDLQGIVTKNIDAQDPIVLSVGKFVGGTKANIVAKYTEVDISMRYFNLTVREIAHEAIKRHAKAIADAYELKVDVRIEESALSLCNDEQLAVIADKSSTKVLGEGKNINLPRYMGSEDMPYYFQHAKGVYAFMGYRNEEKESIYFPHHEKFKIDEDYLKYGTALHAQFTLDFLNN, encoded by the coding sequence TTGTTTGCTCAAAGACATTTAAGTAAATACTACCTTCATAGATTAAATAAGAGGTGTTTTATGACTGACATATTAAACAAAGCTAAATCAATAGAAGAATACATTATAAATTTTAGAAGAGATTTACATGAACATCCTGAACTTAGTGGACAAGAATTTAAAACTCAGGAAAAAATCATTAAAGAGTTGGATAAACTTGCAATACCATATAAGAAAGCTGGAAACACATCTATAATTGCTACATTAAAAGGTGGGAAAAACGGAAAAACGATAGCTTTAAGAGCAGACTTTGATGCACTTCCTGTAAAAGAAGAAACGGATGTTGAATTTAAATCGAAAACACTTGGGATAATGCATGCCTGTGGACACGATGCTCATGCAGCTATGCTTCTTGGTGCAGCAAAAATTTTATCTGAAATGAAGAATGAAATACCTGGTGAAGTTCGATTCTTCTTTCAGGAAGGTGAAGAGACTTTCTCAGGCGCTAAAAAAATAATAGAAGCAGGCGGAATGGATGGAGTTGATGCTTGTTTTGGTATGCATGGAATGCCAGAATTAGAGACTGGATATGTAAATATTGAAGCTGGGTATAGAATGGCAGGCTGTGACACTATTTATGTTAAATTTGAAGGAGTATCAGGACATGGCTCTGTACCTCATAAGGCAAAAGATACTATTCATCCCGCATGTATTTTTGTTACAGATTTACAGGGAATAGTTACTAAGAATATTGATGCACAAGATCCAATAGTCCTTTCTGTTGGGAAGTTCGTTGGTGGCACAAAAGCAAACATAGTAGCTAAATATACAGAGGTTGATATTTCTATGAGATACTTCAATCTAACTGTTAGGGAAATAGCTCATGAAGCAATAAAAAGACATGCAAAAGCAATAGCAGATGCCTATGAGCTTAAGGTAGATGTAAGAATAGAAGAGAGTGCTCTCAGCCTTTGCAATGATGAACAATTAGCAGTTATAGCTGACAAGTCTTCAACAAAAGTCTTAGGAGAAGGTAAAAATATAAATTTACCTAGATATATGGGATCAGAGGATATGCCTTACTATTTCCAACATGCTAAAGGAGTTTATGCATTTATGGGATATAGAAACGAAGAAAAAGAATCTATTTACTTTCCACACCATGAGAAATTCAAGATTGATGAAGATTATTTAAAATATGGCACAGCACTACATGCGCAGTTTACTCTTGATTTTTTAAATAATTAA
- a CDS encoding carbonic anhydrase, with protein MNNTNTLSTLLIAALLTAVFTGCTPQKIIGVNEPVIDQNVEVYENPTVSSAEDAIKLLKEGNKRFVNNELANYDLSHTRRSELTEGQKPFAVVVTCSDSRVVPEHLLDQGLGDLFVIRVAGNILDEAEIGSIEYAVDHLGSPLVVILGHESCGAVTTAVAKAEKPAETHTTENIDAFLDNIEPAVAKAKKTELKGKELIEKAIDINVELSVDQLLEESNIVKEGVDAGKIKVVGAKYLLTSGDVEWFE; from the coding sequence GTGAATAATACGAACACACTATCAACACTATTAATAGCTGCATTGTTAACAGCAGTATTTACGGGGTGTACACCTCAGAAAATAATAGGAGTAAATGAACCTGTAATTGATCAAAACGTAGAGGTTTATGAAAATCCTACAGTAAGTTCAGCAGAAGACGCAATCAAGTTATTAAAAGAAGGAAATAAAAGATTTGTAAATAATGAATTAGCGAACTATGACTTAAGCCACACTAGACGAAGTGAATTAACTGAGGGACAAAAACCTTTTGCAGTAGTGGTAACATGTTCAGACTCAAGGGTAGTACCAGAGCATTTGCTCGATCAAGGTTTAGGAGATTTATTTGTTATAAGGGTGGCAGGTAATATATTAGATGAAGCAGAAATAGGGAGTATAGAATATGCAGTAGACCATTTAGGAAGTCCATTAGTAGTAATATTAGGGCATGAGAGTTGTGGGGCAGTAACAACAGCAGTAGCAAAAGCCGAAAAACCTGCTGAAACACATACAACTGAGAATATAGACGCATTCTTAGATAATATAGAGCCTGCAGTTGCAAAGGCTAAAAAAACCGAGTTAAAGGGAAAAGAATTAATAGAAAAAGCAATAGATATAAATGTTGAACTATCTGTAGACCAACTTTTAGAGGAAAGTAATATAGTAAAAGAGGGGGTAGACGCAGGTAAAATAAAAGTTGTAGGTGCTAAATATTTATTAACAAGTGGTGATGTTGAGTGGTTTGAATAG
- a CDS encoding aminoglycoside 6-adenylyltransferase, with amino-acid sequence MRSEKEMLDLIIAVANNDIRIRAVYLEGSRANPNVSKNIFQDNDIVFVVTETRSFRENKDWINSIKDKFKSLLSIFIKFTFFWRLWYSTSL; translated from the coding sequence ATGCGATCTGAAAAAGAAATGTTGGATTTAATCATAGCCGTTGCCAATAACGATATTCGTATTCGTGCGGTGTATTTAGAAGGTTCACGTGCAAATCCAAATGTGTCCAAAAATATATTTCAAGATAATGATATAGTATTTGTTGTTACTGAAACAAGGTCATTTAGGGAGAACAAAGACTGGATTAATAGCATAAAGGATAAATTTAAATCTTTGTTATCAATTTTTATTAAGTTTACCTTTTTTTGGAGATTATGGTACAGCACTTCATTATAG
- a CDS encoding nitroreductase family protein yields the protein MGFLTLAKQRCTTRGFTGAQIPKGDLNKILSAGRVAPTACNKQPQRIIVVQSEENILKIKKAYQTFGSKCIFIVCRDRRNELVRPYDNKCSGDLDIGIVCDHMMLAARELNIGSVMVGLFDPAIISNEFNLPDYIEASALLLIGYPDKGFLSPERHITERKEIDETVMYEKYIE from the coding sequence ATGGGTTTTTTAACACTGGCAAAACAGCGCTGCACAACACGCGGCTTTACTGGAGCACAGATTCCAAAAGGTGACTTAAATAAGATTCTATCGGCTGGACGTGTCGCCCCTACAGCTTGTAATAAACAACCACAAAGGATTATTGTTGTTCAGAGTGAAGAAAATATTTTAAAAATCAAAAAAGCATATCAAACCTTTGGTTCTAAGTGTATTTTTATCGTATGTCGAGATCGACGAAATGAATTAGTACGGCCATATGACAATAAATGCTCAGGTGATTTAGATATAGGTATTGTCTGTGACCATATGATGCTAGCGGCAAGAGAATTAAATATAGGAAGCGTAATGGTTGGTTTGTTTGATCCAGCCATTATCAGCAATGAATTTAATTTACCAGATTACATCGAAGCATCAGCTCTACTCCTGATTGGGTATCCTGACAAAGGCTTTTTAAGTCCAGAGCGTCATATTACAGAGCGCAAGGAAATAGACGAAACGGTAATGTATGAGAAATATATAGAATAA
- a CDS encoding TetR/AcrR family transcriptional regulator encodes MNDVREPVQKRSIEKKKKILDAGFALFCEKGYYKTNTIEIAKSAGISIGSLYSYFKDKKQIYIAAFHDYLENISGHLLEKLSFQQPLSLPSFVENWICYYIDLYADTSHALAQLRMMISEDIDINRHFSNFENEYFLKITALLNKNGIEQDDLFEKVYTCCILIDALRQEKSTFSHDGLDFNIFKNQVTKTVIALLSS; translated from the coding sequence ATGAATGATGTAAGAGAACCCGTTCAAAAGCGTTCTATTGAAAAAAAGAAAAAAATACTAGATGCCGGGTTTGCCCTTTTTTGCGAAAAGGGGTATTACAAAACCAATACAATTGAGATTGCCAAAAGTGCTGGTATCTCAATAGGCTCATTATATAGTTACTTTAAAGATAAGAAACAAATATATATTGCTGCTTTTCACGATTACCTTGAAAATATTTCAGGACATTTACTGGAAAAATTGAGTTTCCAACAGCCTCTTTCACTGCCTAGTTTTGTCGAAAATTGGATCTGTTATTATATTGACTTATATGCCGATACCAGTCACGCTCTGGCTCAACTAAGAATGATGATATCAGAAGATATTGATATCAATCGTCACTTTTCCAATTTTGAAAATGAATATTTTTTAAAAATCACAGCGCTATTGAACAAAAATGGTATAGAGCAAGATGATTTATTTGAAAAAGTTTACACTTGCTGTATTTTAATCGATGCTCTTAGACAGGAGAAATCTACATTTTCACACGATGGTTTAGACTTCAATATTTTTAAAAACCAAGTAACCAAAACTGTTATTGCATTATTGTCTAGTTGA
- a CDS encoding cobalamin B12-binding domain-containing protein — protein MTRAEEASEIWKEHLMTNIVRTIIECAYPYVLKEKQIHKGEYKTQRVIIVCPEEEYHEIGARMGADFFVIMDYEVFYIGCNTPKETLYSAIDTLHPDIIAISITNALNLVSLKRIVKELKEKTGSSVKILLSGSAFIHANKNEKDFNADGLVLTLKDIELFRRNQHETSI, from the coding sequence ATGACAAGGGCTGAGGAAGCCAGTGAAATCTGGAAAGAACATCTCATGACAAATATCGTGAGGACCATAATAGAATGTGCTTACCCATATGTGTTAAAGGAAAAGCAAATTCATAAAGGTGAGTATAAAACACAAAGGGTAATCATTGTATGTCCTGAAGAGGAGTATCACGAGATTGGCGCTCGTATGGGAGCAGATTTTTTTGTCATTATGGATTATGAAGTATTCTACATAGGATGTAACACACCAAAAGAAACGCTCTACTCTGCCATTGATACCTTACACCCAGACATCATTGCTATAAGTATTACTAACGCCTTAAATTTGGTTTCGCTCAAAAGGATTGTGAAAGAACTCAAAGAAAAAACAGGAAGTAGTGTTAAGATTCTACTTAGCGGCAGTGCATTTATTCATGCCAATAAAAATGAGAAAGACTTTAACGCTGATGGATTAGTTCTAACATTGAAAGACATTGAATTATTTAGGAGGAACCAACATGAGACTAGCATTTAA